CACAGATTAAGAGGGAAGAACATAGTCTGGACAAAAATAGAGTATTAGGCATTAGACAAAAGACTGGAAAGAGTGGGTCGGCATGACTGCTCACTTCTGTTCGCAGGTGGACTTCACCAGTGGGAGCCTGCAGGGATCTTCACCCCTCAGCACACCCACGAGCACTTTCTCCTGTCATGCACAAAATTTTGGCAAGTTAAAACCTGAGCTTAAAAAAGATAGGTGTTTTGCAGACCATCCAGCTTCGGTGGTACTTGATTTACTGAAATCTCTACTGGCTGGGTAGAGACTTGCCCTAAAGATCCCCACAGTAAGgaactgttttgtttgtgatcttgttttgctttgtttttactCATCGCTGCCTTGCCTCCTGTGCTGGCGGGCCAGCAGGTTTTCCTGGAACAGGTCATGCATCTGGCACCTAGCTATGGCACTGCGAGGTGAAAGGGACCATATGCCTGTAGACACCCCCAAAAGAATTCTCTTTAAGGAATACCAGCAACGCAAAGAATCACAGCAATTGTCACTGTGCAGGTGAAACACTGAAACGCCAAAAGACCAGCCGACATCTCCTAGATCCTCACGTATGGTTTCTGTGAGAACCACAGAACTGAAGGCATGCCTGAAGCTCCTGAGCAGGAACTGCTTTGAAATCACTTTGCTATGAGGCTAAGATCACAACgattaaatatttatctaatTGGAGCCATGCACTGCTCCTAGAGCAGCAGAAGAGCCCAACTCAACCCATCATGCGTTGCAGATGAGGAGCTGCATGTCCTCTGTCTGCTCATCTGGCAGATGGTTCAAATGCTGGTCCTGCACGTATCCGTCTGGGAAACAGGCTTTTGCTCACTGTTCACTGAGCAGGTGCTCGAGATGTTTGTTGCACCGTATCTTGTCCCAGGTGTGATCCAATTCCTTAACTCATCTTTCCTTTCTATGtttcagcttttgaagtttCCTGGAGTGCTGTGGCCCCAACCTGAGCAGGATGGACCCCGTTGTTCTCAGTTACATGGACAGTCTGCTGAGGCAGTCGGACATTGCCTTGCTGGAGCCCCCAAACTGGCTTAACGATCACATAATCGGGTTTGCCTTTGAGTACTTTGCCAACCACCAGTTCCAAGAATTTAGCGATCAGGTTTGTTTTATCAGCCCTGAAGTGGCTCAGTTCATTAAATGTGCCCTTAGTCAGGAAGAAATAGCCATATTCCTTCAACCTCTGGACCTTCTCCACAAGAAGCTAGTGTTCTTGCCTGTCAACGATAACTCCAACCAGGTTGCTGGGGGCACCCACTGGAGCTTGCTGGCTTATTTCAGGGACAAAAAGTGCTTTGCCCATTATGATTCCCACAGCAAATGCAACTCTGTCCATGCCAAGCAAGTGGCAGGGAAGCTGGAGGCCTTCTTGGGCAAAAGAGAGGGCAAAGCAACCTTTGTGGAGGAGAAGGCACCTGCCCAGCAGAACAGCTATGACTGTGGGATGTACGTGATCTGCAACGCAGAGGCTCTGTGTCAGGGATACCTCAGGGGCCGGCCGGagcctttgctgcagctccttACCCCCTCCTACATCACGCAGAAGAGATCGGAGTGGAAAGCTCTCATCAACAAACTGGCACAGAAGTGACTGAGatgcagctccagccccacccccctcaaaaaaatTGCCTTCCCCGTCCTCGAGGCAGCACCCCCAGTGCCTGAGGGAGATGCCCATGCGCAGGATTGTCCCAAAGAAGAAGAATGTAACCCCTCCAGCATGGCTACACCCCCCAAACACCCTGTTCCCTCCTGAAAAAGCCTTAGTCCCTTCTGGAAATCACTGGCCTTTGAACTTCTAATGAGAAAAGTCACTTTGctttcaaagacattttcctCTGATGGTGAATTTTTACGCTAATTGCTGTGGCAAGATGGGCTGCTGAAGAGCCTTCCCCGCCTTTGCCCAGCAGGCAACACGCCTTCGTTAGGCGGCTTTAATTGGCTATAGGCATTGCTGTTCCAAGCCAGGTTTAGCAAAAGCCCTTTAAAACCAAGCCCCTAAATGCTTTATTATGGCTATTTCTAATTTGTGCCTCCCGCTAGTGGTATTTGGGCAGTCTAGGATTTAGCAGCAAGGATTTTTTACCCCTCAAAATCTTAACACTGAGATGTCGGTGTCAAAAGATGAGACTCCAAAGGAAATGCTACAATTAATTAAAGAatggagcaaaaccaaaatcagttttcttcagaTAGGTACTCCTAGGCTGTACAgcaatagctttttcttttgtccccCACCTTTGCTTGTTCTTAATACAAATGAAAACCTGACTCTGAACTGCTGGAAAATTAATAGGAAGCTGAGAAACCCAATCCTAGGGAAGGAAACTTAATTGAGATGAAAAGCAACACTCACTCTTtgaagtttggtttttttcattacaattttaGGTCATCTACATTCAGGGAGGGCTCACCAGTGCTCCCCAACCCTCGTTAGcatttgctgcagctggagcataCGAGGCAGTTGCTGCTTCCTCTAGCACAAAACCAGTTCTGTTACCcgagataaaaaaaaaaaaaaaaaccaaaaaaacacatcaGGGAGAACAAAAGGACAGAGTTTGAGGTATAAAAGCCAAAGATAACTGTGGTCTCCTTGAAGCCCAAAAAGTCCTTAATACACCTCTAATTGAACATGTTTCCTCCTGTGCTGGATGCTGGCTGGGATCTCAGAGCAGATCCTCTCGTTAAAAAGACAAGCTTAGCagtggggaaaataaaaattaaaatgagatgtCGTTGCAGAATAAGGAGTAACCTCTAACCTCGTGAGGAGCaaagagcaggttgctcaggtgGTGACTAGCAGGGCAGCCACACCCCAGCGCCAGCTGGATCAGGGAGGGAAATCCAGGTTAAATATAAcccttggaaaagaaaagaaaaaggggaaggatTATTTTGAACCTGGAGCTCTTCACCCGTGGTATTGCCAGCCCAGCACTACCGGGGGGTGTGTGCACCGGCACAGCACCGTGGCAATGAACTGTAGGAAAGGCTTAAACTTCCCCTGTTGCCAAGAGAAGGAGCCACAGCCCAGGCTCTTCCCAAACACCAGAGCAAACGCGCAGGGACCGCGGTGGGGCAAGGCAAGGGTCCAggccttcccctccctgctgtgctgccagcaggctggggccTCCCTGGAGGACCCTCTCCCTGCAGGACCCTTCCACTGCTCGGGTTGAGCTGAAAGCCCCGGAGATGGCTGAGCCGGGATCGGGCCGCTTGCTGCAGGGATTCACTTTGGACTCCATGGGGCTTTTCCGGAGCGACATCACTGCCACTCCCGGGTCCAGAATAAAACTGAAACCAAACCGTGCGCTTGTCAGTGTCTGGTGGTGCATGTCGGTGCCTGGTGGCGCACCACTGCCCTGCTGGGCAGCCCACTGTGCCCCAAGTAACCAGCTGGGCAGTTAATCACACCTTGACTGCAGCAACAACTCTTCCTCGGCCAAGGCAGAGAACAGCACTGAGCGCGACAGCGTCATCCCAGCTTTTCCGCAGGCGCTGCCACTCTGCCTTGTGGTACCGCAGCCACCACGGTTGTGACTCAAGGGCAGAGCCTCGGGGCTCGCAACAGCTGCTCGGCCACTGCATGCCCTGCTGCGGGTGGAACCGCATGGAGATCAGCCTCAGAGAGCCCACCAGGCCAGGGacagccctgcccctgccctgcgtGATGGCCAGGCAACCGTACAGGCTGATTTAATCTCCTAATGCCATTTTTAGGGGTTGGTGAGGTCTGCAGACAGAGAGGAGGCAGGATCGCGGGTGTGACTGGGGGAGGATCAAGGGGACTtcagagcaggggctgtgctcaTCGGGGGGGCACCCAGTGCTCCTTGTTCCTGTCCCCAAGGGATGGGCCAGGGCTGCCAGAGCCAGCAGGGTGAGCACCCAGGGGTGTTTCCTGCACACGAGGCTTTTGGGTGGCGTTTCtttacacaaagaaaagcaaataagctCAAGCAGGGCGTCAGCGGGAGAGCTAACACACTGACCAGGCAGGCAAACATAGAGCCTTGCAACCggctcctggcagcagggacCCCCAAACCATGGTAGGGGCTCACCCGGGCTCCTCCAAACCCACTCCACGtcagctgcctgcacctgcaGGTTGTCCCACCGCTGGCTTTAACCAAAGAGCCCCGAGAGCAGCCGAGGTGCCCACTGCCGTCACATGCCTGGCCCAGGCTGGGCATAGGGACAAGGGACCTCATGTACCTGCTTTGTATTGGGTGCTGTGGAGCACCCAAAAAAAATACCAGTCTGGGCACCCgagaccaaaaaacccccaatcCTAAAACCTCTAAATCTCCTTTTTGGGACCATAAGCACCACTTTGAGAGTAAACCTGTTAAGTAGCaacttatttttagaaaatccAACCCTAAACACTCTAAACCCATTTTAGCAGCCACACTGGCAAAACAAGTCCCCAGTGGggatggggcagcagcaggacatcACCTTTCATCTGCCAGGTCACCCACAAAATCAAAGGCTCCGATGGCCCCATAATGCCAGGATTTCGAAGAAGCAGCGTTGATAGTTTAGCCAGAAACATGGCCGAGCCACAGACCGCACCCCtagcaccccagggtgctcaGTCTCATGAAAAAATGGGGTGACACCACCTCAGTCCCCACTCAGCACCGCCTTCCCTGTGGCTTTCAAGTTGAGCcattttcatgcattttgcTGCATAGGCCAGGCTGGCGGCGGGATTTGGGTTGCAGATGctcaggaaggaggaggaggaggaggaggaggagggctcaccctgtccccccagcaggacggggctgcagctctgcaccctCACCAGGCACCCGGTGGCCCGGCCCCCAGCCTCGGCGCCGCATCCTGCAGTCTCTGCTGCCACCTAGCGACGCTTCCCGGCCCCCGCACCCGGAGCATCCCCGGCCCTGGGTGTCCCCTCAGAAGCCACCCGGGTCCCCCTGCCCGCCAGGGCTGCATGCCCAGCCTGGTATCCCCCCCGGCATGGCCTGGGAGACACGCAGGGTGACATTCCCTGCTGTAGATAAATGATGCTGAGCGcccaccagcatcccagcagcactggagcACACAGCATCCCTCCAGCCTGCACTACTGGCTGTGACACTGGGGGCAGAACAGCCCCAGGCCCACCAGCCCTGGCCCTAAGGGAGGACAAGGATATGCCCCGCGTCCCCATGCCAGGTCATGTGCCCCTGGCCAGCAAAGGGGCACCAGGGCAGTGCACATTCTGGGGTACCCAGTCGCAGGGCTCACAGCCTGGCACCACTGCAAGGATGGCAGCAACAGACAGCGATGTGCTAGAAAATCctgggtttattttcatttaaaagccCTTCCGAGCCTGGAGCGAGCAGGGAGCTCTTCCCCAGCACTCGGGGATTTGGCCCCATCAGCACTTGTCGTTCccaaaaaataggaaagaaaaatcaaaggaaacCACACAGGTATCACCTGCCACCACAGCATGCTCCCGGGGCAAGCTGCAGGACAAATCCTGCAGCGCTCAGCTCTGCATGGTGACGAGGTTCACACAAGCAAGGGCACAGACATGCTGGGAGCCAGGATGTTCACCGGTGCCAGGCGCGGGCTCCTTACGGGATGTCTTAATGAGGCAAGCAGGGCTAACGAAGCCTTGGTCCAGCACCATTGCCAGGTGCGGTCCCCAGCGAGGACGCCTGGCCTGGAGGACCCTAAAGTGCTTTGCAGGGGACActcacacacacgcacaccccgAGATGGCCCAGTGCTCCAGGAGGGAAGGGCTGCGGGCCGCTGTGGAGCCCGGCAGAGCTGCGGGGGCCCTGGACTGTACCCCCACCCTTGGCTGCTGAGACAGATGATGCTCCACAGGGCTGGTGGACCCTTTCTCCGTGTCACCGCAgacccccggggctggggccatTCCTCCAGTGACAGCCCTGGGGGTACCGAGAACAGGACTAACAGGTAGGCTgctcagcccagagctgctgcctgggcctcattcagagcagcagcagcagctcatccCCATTTTTGGGGGGTCCCAGTAAGCCTAAGGTCATCTTTTAACAAGAAAAACCCAAGCCTGGAATAAAAACCAGCTCCCGTTTTAGCAGCAAGTCCTAAAGGGAGGTCCAACCACTCGGCAGCCCTGAGCCATCATCCAGTGCTACGGCAGAGAAGCATCCCGGGGAGAAAACAGGTTTCCAGTGGGACAGGGAGTTGGCACCGGTGGCCGTGAGCTGGCGGGGCAGTTTCACCGGGAGCGGGTGCCAGTAGGAAGAGAGAAGATACTTGGTCCCATTTTACCGGCCAAGGCAAAGCCAGGCCACGTGCAACAGCCACAGCCGGGAGGATGCAGCACTGGGATCTGTACACAGGGCGCCAGCATCTCAGCATCCGTCCTCAGCCAGCGCTGCGGGCCATGGTCACCTGCAGGCAAAGAGCGGGGTGAGACGGGGcgagcagctgcagaggcactGTGCCCCAGCCTGGCGCCCAGGCCCTGTGGGCACAAGGAGGGAGATACCCTGATGTCCCCAACCCAAGGGAACCCACTCCTGTCCATCCCTTGCTGACACCCACCACGGACACGTTAGCCCCagggcacagcccagctccacTAAGATGCCCTGGTGCTTCCTGCAACTGGAGAACCAGCCCCAAACCCACAAGGAAACCTCTTCCCAAGGGCTGAAAGCCTTGGGACAGAAGAGCTTTCTCCAGTCACTCAAACCAGCAGCTGACAAGATCATCTATTGCATGGGGATGGCACTTCGGGGTCTGCCATCAGCCATCCCAACAGCAGCCACAGAATAAGGGACAAAGCATCCCTGGGACATGTCACAGAGCACAGCCGTTGCTCTTTGCACCACATCCCTCAGGTCCTCCACTCACAGTGTGACACACCTGCACCAAAGTGTCCCCAAGGGTCCCTCACCTCCTGTGCCCACGGGAGAGGTAGTCCCGGttcagagagcagagctgctgctccagacGGAAGATACGAAATGCCAGGTATGAGGAGGACACGACCAGGAGGCagatgctgggagcagaggaacaAGCACAAGTGCTCAAAGCCTGTGGCTGAGTTGGACGCTCCTAGcacaccccccaccctccccacacCAGGGCTGCCCTTGGCACACTTACAGCACAATGAAGATCTTCAGGAGCTGGTAGTCAGAGGGTCTCAGCTCCgccacacagctctgctccacctccagctcctcctcagtGTTTATTGCACTTTCTGAAATGCAAGCCCAGGGTCAGCGGCACAGTGGCGCTGGACAGATGCTCCTGCTCTTCTGGCAACCGGGAGCCTTCAAGCGTCAAATATTCCTCCCTCATGGGCCGACACTGCCCGCATGGCCTTACAGGCACTCGCTGAATGCTCAGACCCCACAGCCAGGAgaccccaccccatcccaggACCCCACCGCTGACTGCCAGACTCTACCCTGCTCATCTGCAATGCAGAAGTCCCTGCCAGGAGAGCAAAAGATGGATGAACATGTATTTATGGGGGTTTACGCCCAGCACtgtgtgcagggcagggcacaAACCCGCGTCCCCAGGTCAGACACAGTCCTTACCTGAAACCAGGGGCTCCTCAGACGTGAAGGAGCTCTCCTTGGCACTCAGGCTGCTGACAGAGGTCCGATGGATGCACTGGTAGTCAGTGTCCGGCAGTGACAGTGACAGTGAGGCGGGTGACACCTTCCTCCACTTGCCCTCGGGGACGATCACCTCCTGCGGGAACAGCCCTGGGTGAGCTGTGCCACCAAACAGCGGTTTCTCCCATGAAACCAGCAGTGCCATGGACACAGCGGGGCCAGATCCAGACTCAAACCTTACAGCATCTCCACCAAGCACCAGCACATCCGAAGTATCATCCTAAGGGGGAGCTGGTCCTCCACAATGGCCCCGTGGGCACACAGGTTCCTGCTGCCACAGGAAGGAGCTGCCCATGCACCCCACACCTGCCCCAAATACCGATTGCTGCTTCCTCTACCCCTTGAAACTCACCACGGTCACCTGTCATCCTCTGAGAGCCCCTTGCCCACCCCATGGCtcagcatccccatcccagcaTGCCCTGGAAAGGCATCGAATCCAGTGGGGTTTCCCTGATGGAAagtccctggggctggagctgctgaagggCTCCATTCCCTGGCAGCACCCGGAGATGCTGCCAGCCCCAATCACTCCTGACTTGGCCCTTGAAAAGCACCTTCAACCCCTGGGATGCCACCAGACCATGGAGGACACCCCACCTGTCACCTCCTGGTCCAGTGTACAGGACCACTGGCCCACACAGGCCACCCCAAATTGCCACCTCCTGCACCCAGCCTGATGCACAGGGCCACCAGCCCAAGGAGGACACCCTGCTCAGTGTCCCTGTACAGCCCAGCACggccacagcaccagcagcttaGTGACACAGCAGAGAGAGGGGGATGGGCCACCCACATTTCACAAAGAGGACACATCCTGCCAGCCAGGGACACAGCTGCCGTGGGCAGAGCCGAGGCCTGCCGCACTCCGAAAGCGGCAGGATGCATCCCCTTATGCTCTCTTGGTCACGCTGCGCTTCAGAAGGCTTttccctctccagccttccAGCTACGAGCCATCCCACAGGTTTCTGGATAATTCAACCACATTTCCAGCCTGTTACCAGTGTTGACAGCTGTGAACAGCATCAGCTGGCAGGAGTGGAGCGGCAGCATTTTACACATCGCTCTGAAGCTTTTTCCATTGATAAATGGACCCACCAAGACCAACTGGCCAAGTCATTGGCTTGTGCTCAGCCACACGTTGTTGAAGTCATCCTGACCCGTCCATTTCTGCCAAGTCCGGGTATGAACATCCTGGAGGACGAGCTACGAAGGCACAACCTTTGCCGGCAGCGAGGGGAGAGGACCgaccctgcaccctgccagTGGCTGCCAGCTGAGCCTCAGCATGCTGCAAAGGCATTAGACCCACCAAGGGGCAAGGCAGACGCTCTCCTGCCCACAGCATGAGCTCAGGGGggtccttccctcccccagagCTGCCCTGACCCTCACCAGCGACACAGCGTCAGGCTCCTCTGTCAGCTCCTTCAAACTCAAGCTCTTCTTACTCGAAACctagagaggagaaagaaatgggtGTCAGGGTGCCACCCCTCTCTGCTTCAACCTGTGCCAGAAAATTGAATTTTGACTTTTCCAGCGAATCTGCGTAGAGCAGCTGCTTAAAACTTGCAAGCACAGGGATGCAGGGGATGAAGAAGAGCAGCCGGCAGGGGACAGGGCACCGCATTGCTGCTTCCCATCACTAAAAACCTACAGGGCCACGGCTGAGCCAAGGACTCCTGCGCTGGCCTCGGCTCCCAGCGGACAGGATAAACCCTTGGGACAATATctgggcagagcccagcacatttcaaagaataaatTCCCCAGTTCAGCAACAAGGCTGAGTCACCCAAATcaccgccccagcagagccagcagacACCCTTCTGGGCGGGAAAGGGCCCCGGCACGGCTTCCCACGTGCTTCAAAGACAGGGAGAAGAGTCCCCGTGATCCTCCTCTCAGCTCGAGGGCTGATGGATGTCTTCCCCCCTTAAGACTTcttaattcaatttttttttactttgtaccATTTTTCCTCCCCTTAAAACTTTAGATCTGGGGAAAAGGCAGCATATGTGTGTGGAGTGGCAGAACTAGTATTACTACCAGCTTATAAATAATTCATATACACGCCCTGGGAGAGAGCAGAAACTCCAGGCTCTCCCTCCGTCATCTCATCCGTGACCCAGAAAAGGTCAGCGGTGGCTCATGGGGACAGGATGTGCCCAGGGCATGGCTCCTGCCCCTCTTCCCATCCTTTGCTGTGGAGTGAGGAtgctgggaagaagcaggagggCACCAGGGAGGGA
This genomic stretch from Falco naumanni isolate bFalNau1 chromosome 7, bFalNau1.pat, whole genome shotgun sequence harbors:
- the SENP8 gene encoding sentrin-specific protease 8 gives rise to the protein MDPVVLSYMDSLLRQSDIALLEPPNWLNDHIIGFAFEYFANHQFQEFSDQVCFISPEVAQFIKCALSQEEIAIFLQPLDLLHKKLVFLPVNDNSNQVAGGTHWSLLAYFRDKKCFAHYDSHSKCNSVHAKQVAGKLEAFLGKREGKATFVEEKAPAQQNSYDCGMYVICNAEALCQGYLRGRPEPLLQLLTPSYITQKRSEWKALINKLAQK